The Pseudalkalibacillus hwajinpoensis DNA window AATAAAAGGAGTAAGGTCAAATTCAGAAGGAATGCGGCTTCCCTGACTATAGCCAATTTCTTTGCCGTTCAACCAGACGTGAAATGCACTATCCACCCCTTCGAATCTCAACGTAATTTCTTTATCCAGCCAGTCTTTCGAAATCCAGAATTCCCTAACATAAGATCCGGTTGGATTTTCACTGGGAACAAACGGTGGATCTACCGGGAATGGATACACAACATTTGTATATGCCGGCTCGCCGTAGCCGTGCATTTGCCAGGAGGATGGGACATATAAATCATCCCAATCACTAGTTTCAAAGTCTTCCATATAAAATTCTTCTGGTGCTAGACGCGGGCTGTCCGCATAGTGAAACTTCCATAATCCATTCAACAGTTTAAAAGACGAAGAATTGTTCCTTTCAAACGTTAACGCGCTTCGCTTCTCTGCAAACGGAATAAAATGAGCACGCTCCGTTTTACGATTTCGATGTAATAACTGTACATTTTCCCAATCATGTGTGGTTATTGCCACTTGTCCTACCTCCTATATAAAATCGCCTGATCTATTATCCTTTGACCGATCCCATCATTCCTGCTACAAAATGCTTCTGCATCAAGAAGAACACAATGGCTGTTGGAAGAGTTGCAATTACAATGGCAGTCATAATAACCCCAAAGTCCGGTGTATAACCGGCACCAAGATTCGAAATAAGCAACGGAATGGTTTGCTTATCAGGAGATTGTAATACTACTAATGGCCATAAATAGTTATTCCAGCTATTCATAAAAGCAATGATGGCAGCCGCTGCATACGTCGTTTTCATTGTCGGGACATAAATGCGGAAAAAGATTCCTAATTCACTTAATCCATCAATTCTCCCTGCTTCTACCAATTCTTTTGCAAACATTTTCGTGTTCTGACGAAAGAAAAAGATAAAAAATGCGGTTATCACTGTTGGCAGAATCACCGCCGCTAGGGTGTCAATCCCAATGAAAGGCATGGATGATGAAACACGTCCAAATAATCGATACAAAGGAATCATGATCGCTGCAAACGGAATCATCATTGATAACAAAAGAATATTAAATATCCTATCTTTGCCCTGAGTTCGATAGATTTCAAACCCGTAACCGGCAAGTGACCCAATCAACAGAGTTAGAAAGGTAGTGATTACGGCGACGATGGTTGAATTCCATAAAGCCGAAACCATGTTGACGGATTCAAATAATACTTTAAGATTCTCGAATAAATGAGTACCCGGCAGTAAACGACCTTGGGTCACATCAACTGACTTATTGGTCATGCTGACGAGCATCCACAAGAATGGAAAAATAGACACAATCGCAGTAATGCTTAAAAAGAGGTATGTACCTATTCTTTTGACCTTTCTCATTTTTCATCACCTGCCATCTTAAATTGAATGAGAGATAAGAGAATGACCAGGATCACTATCACGTAGGATACAGTTGCTGCATACCCGAAATCAGGGCTGTATTTAAAGGAAAGATTATAAATGTACATGGAGATGGAAAGAGTTGCATTCCCTGGTCCACCATTCGTGATGTTCATAATCTCATCAAAAATTTGCAGCGTTCCGATTGTTGAAATGATGGAAGTAAATAAAATAATCGGTTTTAACATCGGGATAGTAATGTAAAAAAATTGTTGAAAGCTTGATGCCCCATCCATTTTTGCAGCTTCATACATAGACCGATCTACATTTTGCAAAGCAGATAAATAGAAAATCATATTGTACCCTGTCCACCTCCAAGTAATAGCAGCAATAATCGTTATTTTTGCAAGGAGAGGATCGGATAGCCAATTTAGAGGTTCAGATATAATCGATAAATCAAGAAGAAACTGATTAATGAAGCCATTTACACCAAACAGGTATTTGAAGATTACAGCATAGGCAACAAGAGAGGTGACACATGGTAAAAAGATAGCTGTACGAAAGAATCCTCTGAATCTCAATGTTGCATCGTTTAAAAGGACGGATAAGAATAAAGCCAGAATGATCATTACTGGAACTTGAATCAGCAAGTAAATAAACGTGTTCATTAATGCTGCCAAAAAGGTTGGATCATTAAATAACCTGAAATAGTTATCTAAACCAACAAACTCCAGATTGGCTCCCATTCCAGACTGGAAGGAGAGAAGTAAGGCCTGGACCATTGGATAAAAGTAAAATAAACAGATCCCCGCAGCAGCGATCAGAATAAAGATCCAGCCAATATAATTCTTTTTGAACCGATTAACAACTGGCTCTTTTTTCACTGTATATGGTACATTCACATTGTTCATCACTTTTCTCAATTCTCTGTTCCTCCTTTCACTTAAGACAGACTTGAATTTTACATAAAGGGATTCTATGAAAGTATAACTATCTTTCTTAGAATCCCTATATGCTTAGGAGACTTTTTCTATAAGACACCGCCTTTCATTTCAGGCGCCTTTAGTCTTTAGAGTCAATAAACTCCGGTGCTGACTTGTCCGATTGATACACAAACCATTAAGCATATCTTTAAGCCTCATCACTTCAATTGTGTCTCTGCCTGAGCTTGTGCATCTGCTAAGACATCATCAAGACTTTTTCCATTTAGATAGTTTTGCATTTCAGCTGCTAAAATATCTTCAATCGCATAGGTGTGCACACCATAGTTGACACTAGGGATATCTTCCACCCAAGTAGAGAAGTCAGAAATAAGAGATTGTCCACCAAAATAGTCATTTTCAACTTGATAAGCCTCTCCATCTGATGCTGGTTTGTATGTGCCCAGGGCACCAACCTCAAGTACAAGATCCTGATAAAAATCTTTACTTGCTCCAAACGTTTCACCAAGAAATTCAGCTGCTTTTTCTTTGCCAGGTACGTTCAACACATAGAAGGAACTTCCTCCCTGGTTCGATGCGTTCACAGCACCTTGCACGTCCAATTTTGGAATTGGAGCAACTGCCCATTTCCCAGATTGTGAGTCTTCCGCTTCAATACTAGGTGAAATCCAGTTACCGCTTGGAACTGTAGCAACATCCCCACTGTTGAAAGCAGCGATGAATTGACTCCAATCCGAATTTGCTTTAACGAAGTCTGCTTCCATCATGGCTTTGTAGTTTTCAAATGCTTTTCGTAACGGTTCGTTGTCTATAAGATTTACAGTTGTTCCATCTTCTTCTACGTACCAGGCACCTGCACTCTGAATCATGACACGAATGAGCCCTAAGTCGTTTGGATCAAGTGAAATCATATCTTTCCCAGTTTTCGCTTTTACATCCTTACCAATTTCGATATATTTTTCCCATGTAATGTTTGTTAAGTCTTCCATTGTATATCCGGCTTCCTCAAGGTAGTCCGTACGGAAAAATAATCCTGTCACCCCTGTGTCAAAAGGCAATCCATACTGATTTCCTTCAAGACTAGTTGGTGCCAGCTTGTACGAAGCAAAATCATCCAGGTTAATGTATTCATCTAAAGGAAAAAATGCATCTGGATACGATTTCAAAAAACTTTGTGCACGCTGATCTTCGATTAATACAATATTAG harbors:
- a CDS encoding carbohydrate ABC transporter permease, which encodes MRKVKRIGTYLFLSITAIVSIFPFLWMLVSMTNKSVDVTQGRLLPGTHLFENLKVLFESVNMVSALWNSTIVAVITTFLTLLIGSLAGYGFEIYRTQGKDRIFNILLLSMMIPFAAIMIPLYRLFGRVSSSMPFIGIDTLAAVILPTVITAFFIFFFRQNTKMFAKELVEAGRIDGLSELGIFFRIYVPTMKTTYAAAAIIAFMNSWNNYLWPLVVLQSPDKQTIPLLISNLGAGYTPDFGVIMTAIVIATLPTAIVFFLMQKHFVAGMMGSVKG
- a CDS encoding ABC transporter substrate-binding protein produces the protein MKCFQFKKGWFLALSVITLLTLGACSSDGASGGSGNEGDEPDKITAWAWDPNFNIAALELAKESYDQDINLEIIENAQDDIVQKLNTGLSSGTMKGMPNIVLIEDQRAQSFLKSYPDAFFPLDEYINLDDFASYKLAPTSLEGNQYGLPFDTGVTGLFFRTDYLEEAGYTMEDLTNITWEKYIEIGKDVKAKTGKDMISLDPNDLGLIRVMIQSAGAWYVEEDGTTVNLIDNEPLRKAFENYKAMMEADFVKANSDWSQFIAAFNSGDVATVPSGNWISPSIEAEDSQSGKWAVAPIPKLDVQGAVNASNQGGSSFYVLNVPGKEKAAEFLGETFGASKDFYQDLVLEVGALGTYKPASDGEAYQVENDYFGGQSLISDFSTWVEDIPSVNYGVHTYAIEDILAAEMQNYLNGKSLDDVLADAQAQAETQLK
- a CDS encoding carbohydrate ABC transporter permease, with the translated sequence MNNVNVPYTVKKEPVVNRFKKNYIGWIFILIAAAGICLFYFYPMVQALLLSFQSGMGANLEFVGLDNYFRLFNDPTFLAALMNTFIYLLIQVPVMIILALFLSVLLNDATLRFRGFFRTAIFLPCVTSLVAYAVIFKYLFGVNGFINQFLLDLSIISEPLNWLSDPLLAKITIIAAITWRWTGYNMIFYLSALQNVDRSMYEAAKMDGASSFQQFFYITIPMLKPIILFTSIISTIGTLQIFDEIMNITNGGPGNATLSISMYIYNLSFKYSPDFGYAATVSYVIVILVILLSLIQFKMAGDEK